In the genome of Rhopalosiphum padi isolate XX-2018 chromosome 1, ASM2088224v1, whole genome shotgun sequence, the window atttaactatattaaaagttattttatttgtaaatattcagACTAATAACCCCTTTAACATATAGATGTAAGTActagatacataaaaatcaatgaaGTTTtgcgtgttaaatttaaattaattctgaTGTATCACGCGAAAACTGTAGATATGACTAtatgaaagaaataaaaaaataatataataattattttaatattttaataatatctaaagaactaataaataataattactataacaacttataaagtaggtatgtaaataattataggcatttgacattattgtataatatgtttaatattttttataattacactaAGTTATAGTATTCATTAAATTTGTGTATTTAATCAGTGATTATAGTATAAAGTTTTgattagtttatataaaattggtaacatttaaatgttgaaaaaaaaatataaaactacatttattaatattaaatattttaaatattgttttataataataaaagaggttgttattttgtgttaattgtcttaaaaaatcaaagttaaatgttatacaataatcgattatatattaatttttaataagtgtgTTATACAACTATTGCAGTTTCCCTAACTTTATAGTTAttcataacactcataacagTTAAACAGTATAACACCCTAGCAGGATATTAGttgtattacatataattatctaaatattataaaatatgttattttacaaatttaatgcactaaaaaagtCTTTTAAAagttggtaattattattattaggtactattaatattattataattatttaacgatattatcaaatgacaaatattatacttaaaaatataacaattagggGTTTAGAGATTACAATACGTAACGTATCTGTTatctataattagtattttccatttatagttaataatcctaaaattaaatatataatcgtaattcactaaaattgataatatttatctttaatctttattaaatgttgAGCAACAACAAGtgccaaataattaaataggtaacctAGTAGGTAGGTTATAGGCtactgtacaaaatataaaacagcgGATGTAATGAATAAACTTggtgtattatgttataatacattgataCCATCCTTGATAACATAGTCCCAAGCAAACAGATatcaattagtaattacatttttttaatgatcaatgtattattgataactactgtaatagaaaaaaatgtgacTGGATATACTAGAAccatattattgtagtaaaataatagttattctgACTTAATTCCTTGTCTACAGTCTATCCACCTCTTGTAATTACACACTGTAAAGTTTgaaaactttatataatatatatgtatatgatattttatgtaattgacAAAATCAACCATCTGGTTATTTTgcgcaaattaaaaaaataaataataattccaaAGACTTGATATCTTtggttattatagtttattgcttagataattatatgaaaaaatattaactatttcagTGGTAAGttcaagttttataaatttaatataaatgtgtaattatttacttttactgataagtatacaaattttaattatacatgtatagcttaaaattatttttcatttataatgatTGCTTtcatataaataggtatgtaaatatgtaataaactaatcactattttacattataaaaattaaagggaAACGAGTGTCTAACATCGTTCCTGGTCTCTTTAGTGcaccctatataatatgttctatgtatactaaatatctatactatattttactttttatatttatatatatatatatgcaacacAGTAgcaacttatatttaatttcttctattctaaattctaattcttttcaataattaatttctcattatttatacacaattatacGATTTTACTATGTTTTTAAGGGGACGCTATAACCGCATCAGTCTATTTCGTCTCACAAACATACAACATACCAAATTTGAGCTTAGTAAAaccaattttgtattgttagctttaatattagagtgaaatgtCATTTGtcctattattaattgtatgaatatcaaaaggtaagaaaattatttatacataagcgTTGTTTTTTTCtcgatattttaatgtttaaacaaaatataattattataattattacaagtttaaaatgcatatatgtatctggcttaaaaattaaaatatcgataaaaacaaCGCTTGGACTTGGACACAGATAATGTTATtcttactattattacttttaactttGATAGTAGGTCAtttcattctaatattaaagctaacaacatacTGTTCTACTGAATGTAGatttgctatattatatgtttgtaagACGGTAAAAACGCATAGGGGTTCTTATAGCATCttcttaattttcattatataacaatttatacaacatattatgttaacaacttttgttttgatttgacataagttatttatttatgctaataaattaatttgtgctGCAGACATGTAGAACAATGTTCAAAAATGTATGAACTACGGTCCAAGGTGTATAACGAAGACGTGGTAAATATGAATAGAAGTGTTGAATGTGCAATTTGTCTGGAAAATATGGAATGTGGACAAAGAATAGCTCGTTTAAAGTGTTTATGTATATACCATAAGACTTGCATAGACTTAtggttaaacaaaaatatatggtGCCCAAATCATCCACCTCTATAATAGTGTGGTCACTGgacaagttaatttattaaactaatatcaTACTTcttgaaaatgataatacatataacaCTCAAAATGATTAAGAAACATTAACTTAGTAATTTATACCTTCACTACtttagaaaatcaaaataaaatacgtaatttataaggttttattaaattatttaaattatttccaagCTCAGGCCAATCAAGTTTATGTactgttttgatttttattaattatcacgtaaaagtaatattaaaaaaaataaaataaaaatattgctgCATAATATCGAATATGCGTGTTCATGGAGAGATACatcatgtaaatatttacagCTTAATcctatagtatatacctatatgtttattctatattttgtcattaattAGCACAGGTACGTAACATCCGCATTTGTGGGTTGCGTCTTACAAACACTGTACACAATACAAGATAGCAAATTTGTGTACAGTAGAACTAATAGATATTGttagcatatttaatattagaataaattgtcACATCATCATcgaatttaaagataaaaatatgaactgtgtttaaatgttagttttttacgatgtttcaattttaaaagcatGTCAAGAGTACgtaaaatattgcaatttaaaaatccttataaatcgctgtacttatatatataatgggaGAACGCAAgcgggtatatattattttaaaagaacaaGGACAAGGTAACTTACCACCGCCGTACTTAAGGCACACGTAGGGAAATCTCCAGAGCGTGCCGAGTCCGATGACCTGCTGACAGGCGAGCATGGACGTCTTCATGTCGTTTATCGGCGTTCTGTTTATCGGCCCCTTGCTGCCACCGCCACTGCCGTTTTCATCTAGACACGTGGCGGTTGATCTCTTCTGCGGTCGCTGGCTTTCCAATTCATCGTCGTCGTTCGGGCGGCCGCTGCCGTCGGTAAGCGGCACCAGCTCCTGGTTGTCCCTGGGCGCCATTTACCCGATATCGCGGTCTCCCAGTCGGACCCACTCACCGCTATACACTGCGGGTATTCGATTATTCTCCTGTTCACCGCAACAGCAGCAACATGTTCAGTACGAGCGGCGTCAAATCTGCAGCGGACCGGTGTGGATCCCGTTCAACGATCACCGCGCCAACGCCGGATATTGCAGCGGAGGCAGTGgtggtataatgtataatatagaaataatgtgGACGCACTAACGCTATAAAGTTGGGAGGAATGATGTTGCAGTGGTGTGTTGCGTACTTTCGCGTAAAAgtgttagtgtgtgtgtgtgtgtattcgtTGGTTTGCACCGCCGTCTCCCCGTCCACGAGTGTGGAAAATCGTTGCCGAGCGCGCCTGCTCGACACCGCTACCGTCCCTTAGTAACGGGCGCACTCTGTACTGAGTGAGCGTTAACTTTAAGCTGCATGATggctataacaatataaaagcgCAATATATAAGGTCACCACCCCCCCTAGATCCCCACACTTTATCGTAAAAACCGTTGCGTTTTATCACCCCCCCTATTTAAACTATACCTTTATCaaagacatattaatataactataatatatggaCTGCGCATTCCCCATACCCTGCTAAATGTTGCCTATGTAGTGCCAACGTCATTgatataaattagatatatgATGGACACACAGAATTCTTATATTTTCACTGGAAAAATGAAAACCTATATAACTTAGAGTCAGGTTCATTAcagttatgtttttattatctgtTGTAAACGTATTAATCATATACATATCATTCACTAATCATCAGTGTTTGTTTGGCCCACCAAGATACCCTGCGATCGACAGGAGCCCTTtgacatttttgtatattagtGGCCCATATATGACTCAATggagaaaaatattaagtttactaCCGATTCCAGACTCGAATTCTAATCGAATCAATTTGTAAACATTGAACATTGTATTCATAAATATGTCGTCTATCAATCAAGAACATCTTGAACTAATAATGTCCTTATTTACTGCAGAAGAAGATTAATCAAATGTATTCAAAAAGATGAAATAATTGATCAATTAGCATCTTCTATAGTCAAGAATtgaaaagataattattttaaaaaaattattataatttatcatgtatattatattattaaaaaatattattttaatcttgttTTAACATaatcatcaataatttttaattcatattaattttacatagaaAATACAATTACCTACATGTctcatgtttttataaaaattataaatttaaaaaacgcaatttttttatttttctaaagggCCTTTTGAAAATTACTTTGCCTGGGGCCTAATCATAAGCCTAGACCGAGACTGCTAATCATAATGATCTACTGTGACTGTGAGTTGAGCTAAGTAGCTAAGGTTAACTTTTGGACACGACAAACGACATTGCTATGAACTTGACTTAACGAAGAAAGAAAacgatgaatttattatttacacagacGCTTTTAAacgatgaaaaaattaattagacaAAAAAGAGATACAAGtgatacctacgtatataatgATGTTGCAGTTACAACTATGGTATCTCGCTTCTATCTTTTTCTCTCTTGTTATTAATGTGTATGTAATGCATAATATGGactaggtaaattatttactctatatttttcttaagctattcttatttcttaattCCCTATAACCTCAATTTATGCTGTCAGTTCATATCTTTGCCCTTTGGTAtaagcacataatatatttatatatacaaatttataacataaataacaattaatagctAGAgaggtatacaattaaatagacaaaacattaaaaaggtcaatttttgtcaaaatcataatattaatgcattatatcCGATATTTCTCCAGTTTTAGACACCATTTACATAACATAGAAAAAAGCTTATTATCTATCTGTATATGTAAAAGCGGCGAgcaactaaaacaaaataaaccaaGTTTTctcgttaaaattatatatatatagcatatagCAGGTAGTacctaatacttaaatatacatcgttgcaattaaattttaaataaaataatggaacatttaccatttttattgtttatttgattaatCAATATGAAGTAAATCCCATTACTATTAGGCACAAAATTACAGATACTAATTACGATAATAACAAATCACCAGGGGCGTCATTTTCGGTACGCAGGGTATACATTTGCGTacctaaaattctaaattgtaaattttggtCCGCTCGGTCACATCACAATAATGTCaaatatatcgaaaaaaaataaatagtgccTTGCTCAATATTTATgcgtaccaaaaaaaaaattgaaatgacgcCCCTGCAAATAACtagataaaatgaatattattaatatagataatcatcgtacctatagagtatagagtatagatacAAGATAATCGTTGCAGgattgcataaaataataataattataaaataaatgatttaccaACCacgcaattattaatattattattttatattgttgacCTCAGTCGAATAGCATCATCAGTAATATAGAAAGGACATCCGGTGTGCCAAATGccaatattatggtataataagtTGCCAAGCgtacataaaactataaaagagtCGCAGACACAACATTcgaaaaataggtataaaattagGTGTTCATCAGTTCTCATCGATTCGTCAATTAATTggaccaataaataataatatgtttttcttcTTTTCTATACTGCTATTATTAGATTAccacaatttaaatttcaaattcttCAAAGACTCTGAACTGACTGAACTAACTTAGAAGTATCTACTATctactataaaacaaataagaaGTAATACCTAGCatttttaaacgatataattttcaaactaaTTTGATATACAAATAActtgtttgaaaatttaaataacgtgTATTCGTGTTGTAGCAAAGTAATAGACACAAATTAATGTtgttacttttaagtttaatatacaCCAATTCATTCTTCTACTAAAACGTCTATAAAACTAACATTTATCATGTTactaatagataatttaattactattttttatatcactattgataataatagacaatagtaataaataataaaatagcattatatattatgttggttGATAATAATGCTTCCAttaagaatcgtttttcgtctCAATAACAATAGTTACCTATATCCTACACTCAACACCTACTATACTGCAGTAGATTAGCAGAGCGgttccttataagttataatataggtactcgcacaattttttaatttctcacaGACATGGGTACCTTACTTTATCTCAAGAACCTCCGTcctattttaagaataaactaatatatttgttCTTACATTgcgtaataatactaataagttatcggagaaaatatttattttttatgaaacaattttttgttttattgttattataaggtTTTGAACAATGtcccaataaaaaaataaacacgagAAAAGCGTATATCCATcactcacttttttttttaactttactgAATATATCACTGGTTACTATAAATTCTAATATACTTGACAGTGGTCATTTTCAGTGACAGTTTTTCGATCATGCCGAaaatagtaggtaggtaggtaaattaattaattaaactttatgtAAACTGCTATATTATGCACTGTATGAAGTTTTTTAAGCATAATGATTGGTTTTGTGAAAATACTTTTCCTACATTTTCTAACCCAGAGTATGTCAAGCTACTAGAATTATCGCTGTCACTCTCGCATAGCATTATCTCATTACACAAGAGCAATCCATGTTTTTGTTGATTACTTAATAAGGATATTTTCTAtttgaataattgaaaaaattttcaTCAAACCCAAATTCTGATTTTACAACATTATATCTTCTTACTGTTTGAGAACATGATAAtggaagtattttttattttcttaaaaactcATAAGCACTTGGAAATttgagtaaaaacaaaaattatagcttaaaaatgaacaaattattgaaataaattactatacaaaATACTTACCTAATACGAAAAGAATGCATAGTAATATCCAATTTTcagaatactttttattttttgtatttgaaacATGACTTGCCATAAAAATCTCATTAACTATTGTTTTTCCTGaatcattttacatttaacTTGTTATTCTTGAAAATGGTATGTTTCAGTAGTCTTTGACTTCATTTCAGTCTGTATTTTCCAAAGATTATCAAATAGATTTGATATCCTTGACTTAGGTACCTAAACCTAATTAAATTCccgattaattaattttatgttctaCAAATAACtacttaattttgaaatattgaaaatagaaaaatatttttaaaaataaaatcaattattttgaagatatttcaatgttatattgtatacaaataagtcTACTACTCCCACGAGTTATTAAATtagccaaaaatattaaatttaatctactAACCaccattatttcaaaaagtattcatgtttttaaaaacatttttttatatagtttcaagttgttaaaataacaacgtttttattaaaatattatatttttaaatattttttatccttatatttttctaagttttttacttttttgaatgacaacatagagttttaatttcatattccaaagcagaataattttctgagtattttgatacataaaaatcgaatttagagcgagtagtttatgagttgtaagtatttaaagtttagattcgCGGAGTGGAGTGTAACGGGGTTACCCCGctaaatgtttgtccactactccgcttgacaaaaatttaaatacgtatCTCTACccttcatgtatatatatatcttaaaccgtggatgatgatattatattatcgtgatTTTATCACAGAACAATCATCAAGTATAAATATGGTTGTGGTTAATAccttaattgaatattttcaaagtGGTGTATACCATATTTATTAATGGTATATACAATAAAGCTTTACACAAGTATTATTTGAGGTTAGCTTCTATTAAACTATACGGTATCTGTCGACATTTTGATTGCCAATTTTcggttttttaaattgtttactaactatataattttattttacttctatttctatataataatttaattttttttaaatatttattctttaaaattcaaCCTATTTTATCAAGctatttattgaacattttccCGTGAAACAAATCCTACAcaatgtaagtaaataataatgtaaattgatCATAGACGCAGATATTTGTAAATAAGATCTAATTTCacgatttaagtatattattataattgttagattaaattatttattatattttataagttatacttttgattttaaatcagaattcagtattgtaatttatttattaatgtcatgactattaatgttattatgcaTGTAGGGCTGCAGTAGCAAATAAACCAAAATCTGAAATGACTCCTGAAGAGTTAGCAAAACGCGAGGAAGAAGAATTTACTACAGGTCCTATGTCTGTCTTGACTCAA includes:
- the LOC132928159 gene encoding E3 ubiquitin-protein ligase ZNRF2-like, yielding MNQKGNNNPGKQWSLYISKLKNCKKRRKENCPVCQKIISNISIHHYYKHVEQCSKMYELRSKVYNEDVVNMNRSVECAICLENMECGQRIARLKCLCIYHKTCIDLWLNKNIWCPNHPPL